The Kordia sp. SMS9 DNA window GCATTTTTTGGCGCACAGGCACAACGTTTTCAGCGTGGACAGGATGAAATTCGAGTTTGGGTGCGTTATGACCGACCAAATCGTTCTTCCGTGAATGATTTGGACGATATGCGCATCATCACACCAACGGGACAACGTGTGCCATTAAAAGAAATTGCAAGTTACAGCATTGCCCGCGGAGAAGTTGCCATCAATCACTTGGAAGGTCGTCGTGAAATTCAAGTATCTGCCGATATTAAAGATCCCAAAAAGACCAGTTCTACAGACATTATGGCTGAACTTCAAAATGAAATCATGCCTGAAATTTTATCGCGATATCCAACAGTAACTCCATCATACGAAGGACAAAATAGAGAACGTAACAAACTATTTGATTCGTTAGGTCCTGTTGGAATTACCGTGCTGATTTTAATTTACATCGTCATTGCATTTACCTTTAGAAGCTACAGTCAGCCATTACTATTGTTACTATTAATTCCGTTGAGTTTGCCAGCCGTCGCTTGGGGACATTGGATTCATGATTTCCCTGTAAATATTTTATCCATGCTTGGGATTATTGCCTTGATCGGAATTATGGTGAACGATGGGCTCGTTCTGATTGGAAAATTCAACAACAATCTGCGGGAAGGTATGTTGTTTGATGAGGCTTTGTATGAAGCAGGGCGGGCGCGTTTTAGAGCCATCTTTTTAACTTCTCTTACAACCGTTGCAGGATTGGCGCCTTTAATTTTTGAAACGAGTAGACAGGCACAATTTTTAATTCCAATGGCAATTTCTATTGCGTATGGAATTGGGTTTGCCACTGTATTAACCTTGATTGTGTTGCCAATATTTTTATCGTTTGGAAATTATGTAAAACAACAAGGAAAATGGTTGTATTACAATAGAGACATTACCAAAGAGGAAGTAGAGCGTGTGGTGCGTGTAAAACGCCATGAAGAACAACAACTTTTAAAAAAGGAACACGCTGAAGAACTTTTAAAAGCGGAAATACCAACCACAGAAAACGAACTAAACGAAAACGAAGCAAATGTACACTAAAAGTTACCTCACTTATATTTTAGTTTTCTTCGGAATCTATATGATAAATGCACAAGAAGTACTTTCGCCAGACAAAGCGATTCAATTAACCTTGGAGCATAATTACGGTATTCAGATCGCAAATAATACGGTGAAAGTTGCCGAAAATAATACGAGTATTCTAAATTCTGGCTATTTGCCAACTGTCACTGGAAATGCAGGTGCCACGTATAATTTGGACAACACGGAAGCCGAATTTTCCAATGGAGAATCTACCGTGTTGAATGCAGCAGAAAGTTCGCGTTACAATGCTTCTGTCAACCTAAATTATACACTTTTTGATGGTTTGGGCCGATTGTACAATTACAGACGACTGAAAGAACAATATCAATTATCCGAATTGGAAGCGCGTGAAACGATTGAAAACACCTTACTTCAATTATTTTCGGTGTATTATTCGGTAGCACAACTTTCTGAAAATACAACTGCCATTCAAGAAACGTTTGAAATTTCGAAAGAACGTTTGACACGTTCGGAATATCAATTTGAATATGGTCAAAACACAAAACTAGATGTGTTGAATGCAGAAGTTGACATTAATAATGACAGCATCAACATTGTCAATACAGAACAACAACTCATCAACGCCAAGCGTGATTTGAACGTGATTTTAGGAAATAAATTGATGGAAAATTTTAATGTGGACACCAACATTATCTTTTTATTTCAGTTAGATAAAGAAGATTTATGGACAAAAACGAAAGCGAACAATGTGTCGTTGTTACAAGCAAATAAAAATATTGACATTAGCTCGTTGGATGTACAATCGAACCGATCGCAGTATTTGCCAACCGTTGGATTAACAGGAAGTTATGGTTGGAATCGAAATAACAACAATGCAGCGGCATTCGTGGCAGTTTCTACCAATACAGGACTTTCGGGCGGCATTAATTTAACCTGGAATTTGTTTGACGGTGGCGGAACAATTACACGTGTCAAAAACGCAAAGATTGCCTTGGAAAATCAGCAGTTGCAAAAAGAACAGATTATGATCGACTTGGAACGCAATTTCAACAACGCTTGGGACGATTATCAAAATAAAGTGTTGATTTTTCAATTGCAGGAAGAAAATATTAAAACGGCAGAAAATAACTTTAATCGTACCCAAGAAAAGTTCAAAATTGGACAAGTAAATTCTATTGAATTTCGACAAGCACAATTAAATTTACTCAACGCCGAACTGAGCAAAAACCAAGCAAAATACAATGCAAAATTGGCAGAATTGGTTGTACTACAATTAAGTGGAGATTTGTTGAATGTGAAGTTTTGATACTAGATTTTAGACTCGCTGTCGCTGTTAGATATTAGACCGGCTTTGCCTGTTAGACTCGTTTCTGCTTTCGCAGAAATCTCTTAGAACGCTGTCGCTTTTAGACTTTTCTTTGTTGTTTTTTGGGTTTGTCTATTTGTTTTTTGATGCGTCACTGCGAGGAGCTTGCGACGTGGCAGTCTGTTTCTAATATAAACGAAGCTTTCTTTGAAAAAATCTCACTACTCAATACTTATAGCTACTATCTCTTTCACCACGAATACATGAATTTTTTCTTTGTTGATTTAATCTGTCATTCCTAAGATGATACGTTTTGAATTGCTTTCTTCTCTAAAAAACATACACAACTAAACCAATAAACTCTCACTCACTGTTATGTGAAGTTGAATCAAGTTCAACTTGACGAAGACCTTTCATCTAAAAGGCAAAGCCGCGTCTAACTCCCAAGTTCCAACTTATACCCAACACCGTGCACATTGGTGATTTTGATGCGTTCGTCGTCTTTGAGTTTTTTACGGAGTTTGGAAATGTAGGTGTCTAAACTTCTTCCCACGATCACGCCATTGTCTTCCCATACTTTTTTGGTCAATTCGTCGCGGGTAACAACTTGATTTAAGTTAGCAGCAAAAATTTGTAATAGCTCACATTCTTTTTTGGAAAGATTGATTTCTACAGCTTGCATTACCAATTTGTTTTGTGTCGGATAAAAATAGAAGCTTCCGATTGTGGCATAATTCTCTGTCGTTTCATCGAACGCTTTTTGGTTGTCATTTTTGCTCGTTTTCTTTCGGAAGAAGAACAATTCCATCACAATGAAAATTAACAAAATGAGTCCATATAGTATAGCAGAAATCGTGAAAATGGATGCTTTTTTAGACGTGAATCGCACGTGAATCGTATAACAGTTGCTCGGTAAGTAGCGACTTGCACAGGGAATGATGGTATTTTCTTCTTGGAGACTCATTTCGTAACTGTACGCTACTTCTTCATCTGTACATTGCAATACTTCTACACGGTATTTTTCAGGCAATTTGGAGCGTTTGAAGCTTTCTGCAATGATAGAAACCATTGCATGAGGTTCAAAAGTTAACTGCTTTTGAAACGAAAGTTTGTAGGTATAGTTTTTTATTTCTCTGATCGGCAAAATTAACGACGTAGAATCTTGTTCAGACAGTAATAATTTATTGCCTACATCGCGCAACGCAATTTTTACCTTTTCTGAAAATTCTTTTTGTTGCTCATTTTGGGTTGAAAATATCCACACACTCAATGCCGCAATTACCAATATGCTATAAATATAGATTCTCTTTTTACTCATAACGACCGTAAATAACAGACAATTTCGCGACTTTTTACAACTGTTGACACTTCTTTTACACTTTTTTGACATTTTTTAATACGACTCCAAGCTAGTTTTACTTCGAAATCAAAAAATTATAGAACAGATGAAAAATTTAGTACACCTTATCGCATTGGTTTTTGTGACACAACTTTATGCGCAAGAAGTTTCAACCAGCGAAAAATTGCCAATCAACACTTCCAAAAGTGACATAAAATGGTCGTGCGATTATAGTTTTTATTTTAATGGTCATTATGGATTGGTGAATTTTGAAGAAGGTTATTTTACGAAAACTGACGGCAAAATTTCAGGCGGCAGTTTTGTAATTGACCTCAACACTATTCGCGCAACAGACATGGAAGCTGAAGGCAATGAAAGCTTGACGAAACATTTGAAAGATCCTGATTTTTTTGATGTGAAACGATTTCCAAAAGCGACTTTGGTGATTACCGATATTACCTATCATGACGCCACACATTTTGAAGCAAAAGCTGATATGACCATTAAAGGTGTTACGGAACCTGTAAAATTTCAGGCGGAACTTGATTTTGCGACTAAAACGATGACAACAAAGTTTAAAATTGATCGTACGCGTTGGGGAATTAATTATAATAGTGCAATAAAAGATAGCGCCATTTCCGACGCTGTTGGTTTTGAAGTGAAATTAAGTTTGTAATTTGTAGGTATGAAAAATAGGATATTCTTTATAGTATCGTTTTTGATCTCTTTTGTAAATTTTGCACAAGAGCTTAAACCACCTGATTTGTTAACGTCTGAAGCTTCTTGGGGAAAAGAAATTATTCAGATGCCAATACATTTTGCGCCACAAATTCCGTATAAAGGTGTAGAAGAAATCCGTTTTTCACCCGATTGGTCCAAACAAGACAAAGATGGGTATTGGTCGTATGTATTTGTGTGGGATATTGATTTAAAAACGCTATTAACTTCCCAACAACTCGAAATTGATGTGCAATACTATTTTGACGGATTGATGGCAGTTGTAAATAAAGATAAAGACAAAAAACTACCAAAAACCGTTGCGCTATTTCTAAAAAAAGAAGTCAAACCGAATTATGTTTCTTTTGTTGGAAAGCTTCAAATTTACAATTCATTTCACACCAAAGATATCATGGTACTTAACTGTACTGTAGCACAATTTTATTGTCCGAAAAAGCAAAAATCGATAGTGTTGTTTCGTTTTTCTCCGAAAGAATTGGAACACAACATTTGGAACGAATTGAATGCAGTTACACTTGCAAAGAAACCTTGTAAACACTAGTTGTTTAAACATCATCATTCACTTCAATCCAATAGCCGTTTGGATCTTGAAAGTACACTTGTTGAATGCCGTCTTTGCGAACATAGTCTTTGGTTGGCGTGCCACGCCAATCGGAATACGGAATTTCTAATGCTTTTAAAAACTTTACAAAGCCAATAAAGTCCACTGTTGCCAAGGCAAAATGAACGGCTTTATTGGTTTTTATGTCAGCATTCGGACGCGGAATTAAGTGCAACTGTTTGTTTTCTCCCATTGACAACCATCTCGTTTTAGAATCGGAAGCTGTGTTTGGAATTTCTTCAAATTGAAATACTTTTTGATAAAACGCAACAGACGCGTCCACATCTTTTACGGAAAGTGCAATATGATTGAATGAGAATGTGTGCATGTTTAGATTTTGCTGAATTTGGATGAAAATCAACGTAAATATAAAAGGAATACGTTCACTTTAAAACTTTACAGCAACCTAAATCATACAGACACTTCATGCGTTTCTAATAATTGTAAAAAACTTTGCGTGACTTCTTGACAAATTTTTACATCGTTGTGTGTGCAATTCTTCATTAAAATTGGATCAAACGTGTGAATGTGAAGTGATGTATTTTTAAATTCTTTCGCAAGTAAAACAGTTAACATTTCCAACGAAGCTTTCGCAGTTGCATACGCTGTCATTTGGTAATCTCCATAACAGAAATCACTTTTTTTCATGTTTTCAATCTGTCCCATCGCACTGGAAATATTCACAATATGCGCTTCTTCGCTTTGTAATAACAACGAATGCATGGTTTGAATGGTTTGCAATACAGAGAAATAATTTTCTTCGTACAATTCTTTGATCTCATCTATATTCAATTGCGCAACTTTCTGACCAAAACCATTCGCAATTTCAGCATTGTTGACCAATACATCCAATTTCCCGTATGCTTCTTCAATATATTTTACGAGATTTTGAATATCATTTTTATTTGTAAAATCAATGGCTACGACTTGTATATTTTCAAGTTGTTGCTGCATTAATTGTTCATACATTTTGCCTTTAGCGGCTAGAATTACGGTGTAGTCTTGTTTTTGTAAAATAGAAGCAAATTTATAGCCTAAATCGTTTCCTGCTTCTGTAACTAATGCTATTTTCTTTCGGTTCATACGGCATCTTTTTTTAATTAATTACATCACAAAGTTCCGAAGAAGTTGTATAAAGAAATAACCAATTTGTAATGCATACTGACACAAATAGCGACTATTGTGCTTGGCGGAATTTATTTGGTGTCAATCCACTAAATTTCTTGAAGAAACGCGTAAAATGTGTAGGTTCTTGAAAATTGAGTTGGTACGCAATTTCAGCAATGTCCATTGCCGTAAAAGACAACATCGTTTTGCTCTCTAAAAAAACACGTTCTTGGATGATGTCTTTGGCGGTTTTTCCCGTAATTTTTTTTACGATTGTCGTCAAATAGTTTGGAGTTACGTTGAGTTGTTCCGCATAATCACTCACGTTTTTAGAATCTACATAGAGTTTGTCTACCAATTGTTGAAACTGCTGCGTCAATATTTGACCGCGTGATAAATGACTTTCTGTAGTTTTGTAACGCTCGTAAATAGATTTACAATTATACAATACTGAAACGAGCATTCCTTCTAGCATTTTTTCTTGATACGGATGCGGGTTTTGAAACACTGAATGCATGCGCTTCATATCAAATTCTAACGAAGCTTGTTCTTCAGACGTCATTAAAAAAACGCTGTTTTCTGAAAGTTTTAAAAAAGGAAATTCTTCTGTTAGATTGGTAACCGTTGACGAAATAAATTCTTTTCTAAATTGAATGTGATATCCTTTTGTTTCTGAATCGCGAACCCAAGAAAATACTTGTCCTGGCACCACAAACCAAAGTGGTAATTGCTCTAGCGCCACTTCATTGGTGTTCAAATTTATTTTGCTGTTTCCAGTAGCACTCAGAATGCCAATTTGATAAAATCCCTGTCGGTATGGTGGCATACACTTTCTACAACTCGGATCTAGTGATTCTAACGTGAAGATATCAAACGCTGGAATATGGCTTTTATGGTCGTATCCTGTAGCTTCGTGCAAATCATTGCTAAAATTGAAAACAGGAATGTCTTTTTTTGTCATAAAGTAAAGTTAGACAATTATCACAAATGACCAAAATCTACGGAAAGATGATTTTTTAGTGCTTATTTG harbors:
- a CDS encoding TolC family protein; amino-acid sequence: MYTKSYLTYILVFFGIYMINAQEVLSPDKAIQLTLEHNYGIQIANNTVKVAENNTSILNSGYLPTVTGNAGATYNLDNTEAEFSNGESTVLNAAESSRYNASVNLNYTLFDGLGRLYNYRRLKEQYQLSELEARETIENTLLQLFSVYYSVAQLSENTTAIQETFEISKERLTRSEYQFEYGQNTKLDVLNAEVDINNDSINIVNTEQQLINAKRDLNVILGNKLMENFNVDTNIIFLFQLDKEDLWTKTKANNVSLLQANKNIDISSLDVQSNRSQYLPTVGLTGSYGWNRNNNNAAAFVAVSTNTGLSGGINLTWNLFDGGGTITRVKNAKIALENQQLQKEQIMIDLERNFNNAWDDYQNKVLIFQLQEENIKTAENNFNRTQEKFKIGQVNSIEFRQAQLNLLNAELSKNQAKYNAKLAELVVLQLSGDLLNVKF
- a CDS encoding winged helix-turn-helix domain-containing protein, producing MSKKRIYIYSILVIAALSVWIFSTQNEQQKEFSEKVKIALRDVGNKLLLSEQDSTSLILPIREIKNYTYKLSFQKQLTFEPHAMVSIIAESFKRSKLPEKYRVEVLQCTDEEVAYSYEMSLQEENTIIPCASRYLPSNCYTIHVRFTSKKASIFTISAILYGLILLIFIVMELFFFRKKTSKNDNQKAFDETTENYATIGSFYFYPTQNKLVMQAVEINLSKKECELLQIFAANLNQVVTRDELTKKVWEDNGVIVGRSLDTYISKLRKKLKDDERIKITNVHGVGYKLELGS
- a CDS encoding YceI family protein, yielding MKNLVHLIALVFVTQLYAQEVSTSEKLPINTSKSDIKWSCDYSFYFNGHYGLVNFEEGYFTKTDGKISGGSFVIDLNTIRATDMEAEGNESLTKHLKDPDFFDVKRFPKATLVITDITYHDATHFEAKADMTIKGVTEPVKFQAELDFATKTMTTKFKIDRTRWGINYNSAIKDSAISDAVGFEVKLSL
- a CDS encoding VOC family protein, giving the protein MHTFSFNHIALSVKDVDASVAFYQKVFQFEEIPNTASDSKTRWLSMGENKQLHLIPRPNADIKTNKAVHFALATVDFIGFVKFLKALEIPYSDWRGTPTKDYVRKDGIQQVYFQDPNGYWIEVNDDV
- a CDS encoding SDR family NAD(P)-dependent oxidoreductase, which codes for MNRKKIALVTEAGNDLGYKFASILQKQDYTVILAAKGKMYEQLMQQQLENIQVVAIDFTNKNDIQNLVKYIEEAYGKLDVLVNNAEIANGFGQKVAQLNIDEIKELYEENYFSVLQTIQTMHSLLLQSEEAHIVNISSAMGQIENMKKSDFCYGDYQMTAYATAKASLEMLTVLLAKEFKNTSLHIHTFDPILMKNCTHNDVKICQEVTQSFLQLLETHEVSV
- a CDS encoding AraC family transcriptional regulator, with protein sequence MTKKDIPVFNFSNDLHEATGYDHKSHIPAFDIFTLESLDPSCRKCMPPYRQGFYQIGILSATGNSKINLNTNEVALEQLPLWFVVPGQVFSWVRDSETKGYHIQFRKEFISSTVTNLTEEFPFLKLSENSVFLMTSEEQASLEFDMKRMHSVFQNPHPYQEKMLEGMLVSVLYNCKSIYERYKTTESHLSRGQILTQQFQQLVDKLYVDSKNVSDYAEQLNVTPNYLTTIVKKITGKTAKDIIQERVFLESKTMLSFTAMDIAEIAYQLNFQEPTHFTRFFKKFSGLTPNKFRQAQ